A part of Terriglobus roseus genomic DNA contains:
- a CDS encoding MBL fold metallo-hydrolase produces the protein MMRMTVLASGSKGNSAVIASSRTRILVDAGFSCRELMRRMKLVGEDPYALNAVIITHEHADHVAGLSVLARKLNIPVYFTEATHRAWVRQMTPRTTMGYKQWLEKTRAEKEARLEAQALAHQIATSSQEDRPDDHFFATDIDVDAIDATTDPEAALQAAAADDLCEDLPAETKSSVRDNPSYLPAVEYFEAGKRLCIGDIDVMPFTIPHDAADPCGFVFEGEGLRFGFATDLGYVPQNVKLALKKCDVLLLESNHDLEMLRDGPYPWSVKQRVLSRVGHLSNAAAAEFLTRDYDGGAHAIILAHLSESNNMPELARLAAEQALGNHPSLLGNRILLADQAAPMEPLVM, from the coding sequence ATGATGCGTATGACGGTTCTCGCCTCGGGGTCTAAAGGCAATAGCGCCGTGATTGCGTCATCGCGCACGCGCATCCTGGTGGACGCTGGCTTTTCCTGCCGCGAGCTGATGCGCCGGATGAAGTTGGTCGGAGAAGACCCCTACGCTCTGAACGCCGTCATCATCACCCACGAGCATGCAGATCACGTGGCTGGCTTGTCGGTTCTGGCACGTAAGTTGAACATTCCCGTGTACTTCACAGAAGCTACGCACCGCGCCTGGGTGCGTCAGATGACTCCGCGAACGACCATGGGCTACAAGCAGTGGCTGGAGAAGACGCGGGCGGAGAAGGAAGCGCGGCTGGAAGCACAGGCTTTAGCGCACCAGATTGCCACTTCTTCGCAGGAAGATCGTCCAGACGATCACTTTTTCGCTACCGATATTGACGTGGACGCCATTGACGCCACTACGGACCCCGAAGCGGCTTTACAGGCTGCCGCGGCAGACGATCTGTGCGAAGATCTGCCAGCGGAAACCAAATCCAGCGTTCGTGACAATCCGTCCTATCTCCCTGCGGTGGAGTACTTTGAGGCGGGGAAGCGCCTTTGCATCGGTGATATCGACGTCATGCCGTTCACCATTCCACACGATGCGGCTGACCCCTGTGGATTTGTCTTTGAAGGCGAGGGTTTACGTTTCGGGTTCGCGACCGATCTTGGCTATGTACCGCAGAATGTGAAGCTTGCCCTGAAGAAGTGCGACGTCCTTTTGCTGGAATCGAACCACGACCTGGAGATGCTGCGCGACGGACCCTACCCCTGGAGCGTCAAACAGAGAGTCTTGTCCCGAGTGGGGCATCTGTCGAATGCCGCGGCAGCCGAATTTCTCACGCGTGATTACGACGGCGGAGCCCACGCAATCATCCTGGCGCACCTTTCCGAAAGCAACAATATGCCGGAATTGGCCCGTCTCGCCGCAGAGCAGGCATTGGGGAATCACCCAAGCCTCCTGGGGAACCGAATTTTACTTGCAGATCAGGCTGCGCCGATGGAACCTCTGGTTATGTGA
- a CDS encoding MaoC family dehydratase, producing MADELYFEDFQLGQKFESKGSVKITAREITEFAEKYDPQPFHLDEAAGKSTFFKGQAASGWLTAAVVMRMRVDTIKVHGGMIGAGVEEIRWTEPVRPGDSLHTETEVIGLRASKKRPELGLVTIYTNAFNQRGEIVMKSTVKFLAPRREA from the coding sequence ATGGCAGACGAACTCTACTTTGAAGATTTTCAGCTAGGCCAGAAGTTTGAATCCAAGGGCAGCGTGAAGATCACGGCGCGCGAGATTACAGAGTTCGCTGAAAAGTACGATCCCCAGCCGTTCCATCTGGACGAGGCCGCCGGAAAGAGCACCTTCTTCAAAGGGCAGGCTGCCTCTGGATGGCTTACTGCCGCTGTCGTTATGCGCATGCGGGTGGACACAATCAAAGTCCACGGCGGCATGATCGGTGCAGGCGTGGAAGAGATTCGCTGGACAGAGCCGGTGCGTCCCGGCGATTCATTGCATACCGAGACGGAAGTCATCGGCTTGCGCGCGTCCAAAAAGCGGCCGGAGTTGGGTCTGGTGACGATTTACACCAACGCCTTCAACCAACGTGGCGAGATCGTGATGAAGAGCACCGTGAAGTTCCTGGCGCCGCGTCGCGAGGCGTAA
- a CDS encoding purine-nucleoside phosphorylase encodes MSDLYTHARSAADHLLAQTKHRPKLGIILGSGLGDFANSVEDAVAVPYSEIPHFPQSTVEGHSGRMVLGTIAGVPVAVMQGRVHAYEGYRMDEVTFPARVLGLMGVQTLIVTNAAGGIRADFAPGSIVGISDHINLTGTNAALGRNEPRFAVTQGSGLRFFDMTTAYTPRLLQLAQETAQQHGWSMQTGVYIAVLGPSYETPAEIRAFRTLGADLVGMSTVHEVIVARHMGMEVLGLSLVTNAAAGVTSESIDHSEVMEHGKHAAERFSALLTAIIPKAVTEA; translated from the coding sequence ATGAGTGACCTCTACACGCACGCACGTTCCGCCGCCGACCATCTTCTGGCACAGACAAAGCACCGTCCGAAACTTGGCATCATCCTGGGCTCTGGCCTGGGTGATTTCGCCAACAGCGTAGAAGACGCCGTTGCTGTTCCCTACTCGGAGATACCGCATTTTCCGCAATCGACCGTGGAAGGCCACTCGGGACGCATGGTGCTGGGAACGATTGCTGGTGTGCCCGTGGCTGTGATGCAGGGCCGTGTGCATGCGTACGAAGGCTATCGGATGGATGAGGTGACCTTTCCTGCGCGCGTCCTTGGCCTGATGGGTGTGCAGACGCTGATTGTGACCAATGCCGCTGGCGGCATCCGCGCAGACTTTGCACCGGGATCGATCGTGGGTATCTCCGATCACATCAACCTGACCGGTACAAATGCGGCACTGGGACGCAATGAACCACGCTTTGCCGTGACCCAGGGCAGCGGCCTACGTTTTTTCGACATGACCACGGCATACACGCCACGACTGCTGCAACTGGCGCAGGAGACAGCGCAGCAACACGGATGGTCTATGCAGACCGGCGTATACATTGCCGTTCTGGGACCGAGCTATGAAACACCCGCAGAGATTCGCGCGTTCCGCACGCTGGGTGCAGACCTTGTTGGCATGAGCACCGTACATGAGGTGATTGTGGCGCGACACATGGGCATGGAAGTTCTTGGGCTGTCGCTCGTGACCAATGCTGCAGCTGGCGTTACAAGCGAATCCATTGATCACAGCGAAGTGATGGAGCATGGCAAGCATGCAGCGGAACGCTTCTCCGCCCTGCTGACGGCGATCATTCCCAAGGCGGTCACAGAAGCATGA
- a CDS encoding GNAT family N-acetyltransferase, whose amino-acid sequence MSVADANPITIRAARWPQDLPAAQLLLRHYAEFLVHNPAGPVNICLTDYEKELATLPERYLEPEAVLLLAFREDEAVGCVAIKQRRDRPGSCEMKRLWTEPSTRGAGLGRKLIQAAMDWSRAQGATELLLDTVAEAMPDAVLLYRRMGFVETERHNTNPIPGLLFMKVDLL is encoded by the coding sequence ATGAGCGTCGCCGACGCAAACCCGATCACCATACGCGCCGCGCGCTGGCCACAGGACCTGCCCGCGGCGCAATTGCTTTTGCGGCATTATGCGGAGTTCCTGGTGCACAATCCCGCTGGGCCGGTCAACATCTGCCTGACGGATTACGAAAAAGAACTTGCTACCCTGCCAGAGCGCTATCTGGAACCGGAAGCTGTATTGCTTCTCGCATTCCGCGAGGACGAAGCGGTGGGCTGCGTTGCGATAAAGCAGCGAAGGGACAGACCAGGAAGCTGCGAGATGAAACGACTCTGGACGGAACCGTCCACCCGCGGCGCAGGGCTAGGGCGGAAGCTTATCCAGGCGGCCATGGACTGGTCGCGAGCCCAGGGCGCCACGGAGCTACTTCTGGACACGGTTGCAGAAGCCATGCCGGATGCGGTCCTGCTCTATCGCCGGATGGGATTTGTAGAAACCGAACGCCACAACACGAATCCAATCCCTGGGCTGCTCTTCATGAAGGTGGATTTGCTGTAA
- the fabG gene encoding 3-oxoacyl-[acyl-carrier-protein] reductase, translated as MAASLEGRVALVTGASQGIGKAIALELAKAGATVALAARNEAKLAEVKAEIEAAGGKAESFALDVNNEEAIKATAKDIVAKLGAVHILVNNAGVTRDTLMLRMKTSDWDDVLDTNLKGAFLLTQALLQPMMKARWGRVINISSVNGELGAPGQANYSASKAGLIGLTKSMAREFASRNITVNAVAPGFIETDMTHVLTEDQKNAMLGAVPLGRAGTVADIAAAVRFLASDDAAYITGHTLDVNGGLYMG; from the coding sequence ATGGCAGCAAGTCTGGAAGGGCGCGTCGCGCTGGTAACGGGAGCATCGCAGGGCATTGGCAAGGCCATCGCACTGGAACTGGCAAAGGCTGGAGCCACGGTGGCCCTGGCTGCTCGCAATGAAGCCAAGCTGGCCGAAGTGAAGGCTGAGATTGAAGCCGCTGGTGGCAAGGCTGAAAGTTTTGCACTCGACGTGAACAACGAAGAAGCCATCAAGGCCACCGCGAAGGACATAGTCGCGAAGCTCGGCGCAGTGCACATCCTGGTGAACAATGCCGGTGTGACGCGCGACACGTTGATGCTGCGCATGAAGACCAGCGACTGGGACGACGTGCTGGACACCAACCTGAAGGGCGCCTTCCTGCTCACGCAGGCCCTGCTGCAGCCCATGATGAAGGCTCGCTGGGGCCGCGTCATCAACATCTCCAGCGTCAACGGCGAGCTGGGCGCACCGGGACAGGCGAACTACTCCGCATCGAAGGCTGGCTTGATTGGCCTGACAAAGTCCATGGCGCGCGAGTTCGCCAGCCGCAACATCACGGTCAACGCCGTTGCTCCGGGATTCATTGAGACGGATATGACGCACGTGCTGACGGAAGACCAGAAGAACGCCATGCTGGGCGCAGTTCCGCTGGGCCGCGCGGGTACGGTAGCCGACATCGCCGCAGCGGTGCGTTTCCTTGCGAGCGACGATGCTGCCTACATCACCGGACACACGCTGGACGTGAACGGTGGCCTGTACATGGGATGA
- the udk gene encoding uridine kinase: MNHSSGSTIKPVVLGVGGCSGSGKTTLARELAAQLDAVLFPLDFYYRDLAHLSREERDHYNFDHPESLEHDLIVQHVEQLRQNKSIDRPNYDFNTHSRVKDVTDHLEPQRFIIVEGILALHYVNLTPLYDLTVYVDAPHDVCLTRRIYRDTRERGRTEESVREQFETYARPMADEYVLPSRDHADLKVNGTEALDWSIEAVLAELRRRNLLTLA, from the coding sequence ATGAACCATTCTTCCGGCAGCACGATAAAGCCGGTGGTGCTGGGCGTGGGTGGATGCTCTGGCAGCGGCAAGACGACATTGGCACGCGAACTGGCAGCGCAGCTTGATGCTGTGTTGTTTCCACTTGATTTTTACTATCGCGATCTGGCCCATCTATCGCGTGAAGAGCGCGATCATTACAACTTCGATCATCCGGAGTCGCTGGAGCACGACCTGATCGTGCAGCATGTGGAGCAGCTTCGTCAGAACAAGTCCATTGATCGTCCCAACTACGACTTCAATACGCATTCGCGCGTGAAAGATGTGACGGACCATCTGGAGCCACAGCGATTCATCATCGTGGAAGGCATCCTGGCGTTGCACTACGTCAATCTGACGCCGCTCTATGACCTGACCGTATACGTGGATGCGCCACACGATGTCTGCCTGACGCGACGCATCTATCGCGATACGCGGGAACGTGGGCGTACAGAAGAGAGCGTTCGCGAGCAGTTCGAAACGTATGCGCGTCCCATGGCCGATGAGTACGTGCTTCCCAGCCGTGATCACGCCGACCTGAAGGTTAACGGCACAGAAGCTCTCGACTGGTCGATTGAAGCAGTGCTGGCAGAGCTACGCCGCCGCAATCTCCTGACGTTGGCCTGA
- a CDS encoding helix-turn-helix domain-containing protein has protein sequence MPPAKEAAPAAMNIGTTIRGYRLQKGMSQGDIEKRTGLLRCYLSRVENGHTVPSLETLQKIAGALDVPLSQFFADDAVSRDVAAIALSEDEIRFLTQIQRYSAHLTDADRKLLLAMVRKFAQTALT, from the coding sequence ATGCCTCCGGCAAAAGAGGCGGCCCCCGCGGCGATGAACATCGGGACGACGATTCGCGGCTACCGCCTGCAGAAGGGCATGTCGCAAGGCGATATTGAAAAACGGACAGGGCTTTTGCGCTGTTACCTTTCGCGCGTGGAAAACGGCCACACCGTACCGTCTCTCGAGACGCTGCAGAAGATTGCTGGGGCGCTGGACGTACCACTGAGCCAGTTCTTCGCAGACGACGCGGTCAGCCGCGACGTAGCGGCCATCGCGCTATCGGAAGACGAGATTCGCTTCCTCACACAGATCCAACGCTACAGCGCGCACCTTACTGACGCTGATCGCAAGCTGTTGCTGGCGATGGTGCGGAAGTTCGCCCAGACGGCGTTGACCTAG
- a CDS encoding HAD family hydrolase, with protein MNDNQRTAKTVERSRMKTLRPALFLDRDGVINEEVHYLWKPEDCRLVPGIIPLLQTAQALGYVTVVITNQAGIGRGMYSEADFHVLMDHIQAELAPHNVRLDAIYFSPFHPEHGVGEYKIDTDCRKPAPGMILRAAEEHGLDISRSVLVGDRCTDIGAGTAAGIPHLFLFGNTEAAPCEGSYRKIDSLAEVESTLRTLSA; from the coding sequence ATAAACGACAACCAGCGCACGGCGAAGACCGTGGAGAGATCGAGGATGAAGACTTTGCGACCCGCATTGTTTCTGGATCGCGATGGCGTGATCAACGAAGAGGTTCATTACCTGTGGAAGCCCGAGGATTGCCGACTGGTTCCGGGAATCATTCCGTTGTTACAAACCGCGCAGGCGTTGGGTTATGTCACCGTCGTCATCACGAATCAGGCCGGCATTGGGCGCGGCATGTACAGCGAAGCCGATTTCCACGTCCTTATGGACCACATCCAGGCCGAACTGGCTCCGCATAATGTGCGTCTGGATGCCATCTACTTTTCGCCGTTCCATCCTGAACATGGCGTGGGTGAATACAAGATCGACACCGACTGCCGCAAGCCTGCGCCGGGCATGATTCTGCGCGCTGCAGAAGAACACGGATTGGACATCAGCCGCTCTGTTCTCGTAGGTGATCGGTGTACCGACATTGGAGCCGGTACCGCTGCGGGGATTCCGCATCTGTTTCTCTTCGGCAACACGGAGGCAGCGCCATGCGAAGGTTCATATCGGAAGATCGACTCGCTGGCTGAAGTGGAGAGTACGCTGCGCACGTTGTCCGCGTAA
- a CDS encoding rhomboid family intramembrane serine protease yields MSLESSPEFDAPRYGTPADDVQREDAALQSAAARRSVGSRLPRLRQAPATYLLLGINIAVYLWMILHGVNPISPDPDALVRFGATDAPKIFLEGQWFRVVSAMFVHVGLLHLATNMWCLWNLGVIGEPLLGFFGVCSVYLLTGISGNLLSLTFNGQGGVVGAGASGAVFGVAGILIVLFSNKKLAEPRPGFHGIPLQDLYAIRRSVISFAALNLLIGVGSMSGALMHSVHLDGLRIDNFAHIGGLLFGLLLGLPLVPRMTSGRQAYLSRQKVTFAGALLALALYGYFLSNLQ; encoded by the coding sequence ATGTCTCTCGAATCTTCTCCGGAATTTGACGCCCCCCGCTACGGTACTCCGGCGGACGACGTGCAGCGGGAAGATGCAGCACTGCAAAGTGCCGCAGCTCGTCGTTCTGTGGGCAGCCGCCTGCCGCGTCTTCGACAGGCCCCAGCGACATATCTCCTGCTCGGCATCAACATCGCCGTCTATCTCTGGATGATCCTTCACGGGGTCAATCCCATCTCGCCTGACCCGGATGCTTTGGTTCGTTTCGGCGCCACGGATGCACCTAAAATTTTCCTGGAAGGCCAATGGTTCCGTGTGGTCTCGGCCATGTTTGTGCATGTGGGTTTGCTGCATCTGGCCACGAACATGTGGTGTCTGTGGAATCTGGGCGTTATTGGTGAGCCTCTGCTTGGCTTCTTTGGTGTCTGCTCGGTCTATTTGCTGACCGGTATCTCCGGCAATCTGCTTTCGCTTACCTTCAACGGGCAGGGAGGAGTGGTGGGTGCTGGCGCGTCGGGAGCGGTCTTTGGCGTGGCGGGCATTCTGATCGTGCTGTTTTCAAATAAGAAGCTGGCGGAGCCGCGTCCTGGTTTTCATGGCATTCCCTTGCAGGATCTCTATGCCATCCGCCGCTCCGTAATCTCTTTTGCCGCGTTGAATCTGTTGATCGGTGTTGGGTCCATGTCCGGAGCGTTGATGCACAGCGTCCATTTGGATGGTCTGCGTATTGATAACTTCGCGCACATCGGAGGATTGCTCTTCGGGCTGCTGCTGGGGCTTCCGCTCGTGCCGCGCATGACCAGCGGTCGCCAGGCGTATCTAAGCCGGCAGAAGGTCACGTTTGCCGGGGCACTGCTCGCGCTGGCGCTCTACGGCTACTTCCTGTCGAACTTGCAGTAA